GTAATGGGCTTCCAGCATCTGCAGATATGGATGATCCAGATGTGAAAATGACACCATTTAATGTCATCACCGGAAGCTGGTGGGATGCAGGCATAGATGAAGATGTGGTGCAGAACCCTAACACAAGTACATCTATAGGCAACCCTATACCGGTATCCCATGTAAAGGCTGCAGATATGGATGGCGATGGAGTAGTAACTCTGGATGAGATACGCTCTGTTGATATTACAGGAGATGGAGAACCAGACTATCCTGATGCAATATTGAGAACAGTTGATCTATTTTATCCTGTCAATCATAATATAGCAGGTTCCATGAAAGGACTGTCAGAACCATTATCATGTGATGGCTGTCATGGAGTTTCAGCAACCGATTTCTTGCAGCAGGCACACTTCCCTGGTCCTGGTGAAGAGCCAGCTGACTGTTTGCAGTGTCATGAAGTAAGACCTCCTATGGATTGGGCATTCCTTGGCTATGATAGAGATCCTGCTGAAACCGATCCGCCTACGAACTGGTCAGATATGGATGTAACAGTCACTTACCCAAGACAACCACCAGGTCAGATTGAAAGAGAACCAGCTTTTTAAGGAGTGTTATTCATTGAACGAAATTGAGGTATTGGATAAAATACTGGAAAAAGTAATTATTCCACTAAAACAGCACGACGGTGTAATATGTGATCCAGTGGTTAGTGCTGGTGATAGAGTGCTCGTGGGTCAGAAAATAGGAGAATGCTCTGCAAATTATTGTTCCTGCGTTCATTCCAGTGTTTCTGGTGAGGTTACATCTATAGCTAAAGTACCCCATCCAGGTGGTAACCGTGTGGAAAGTGTTATCATCAAGCCGGACGAAAATCAGGAATCTGTAGATTTTGTGCCTGCTGGTGCTTTATCACCACAGGGGATCATTTCGGCTATAAAGGAAGCAGGAATAGTTGAACATTTTGGAACCCCTACACACATCCTGCTCAATACCAAAAAAGAAATTGATACTGTAGTCATAAATGCTACATCTTCTGAATGGATTCAGGGTAAATATGATACTCCTGCAGACTATGCATCCCAGATAATCAGTGGGTTGAAGCTTCTTATGAGTGCAGCTGAAGCACCACGTGGGGCTATTGTTGTACGCAAGGATGACCCTGAAACAATTGAAGCTTTTGAAAGTGCAACCCTTGATGGTAATCCAGTCCATGTAGCTCCTTTGATTGGTAAGAGGAGAATTGATTATTACTATGAGGATCTTGGAACCGATATTGTAGTAGTTTCACAGGATCCTATGTATGGTAAAAGTCTGCTTAACCTTTTTACATACAATATAACTGGCAGAAAAGTTCCAATCAGCTGTGATCCTTCTGAGGTTGGAGTTGCTGTATGCAGCGTGAAAACTTCCAAAGCTGTGTATGATGCAGTACACGATGGAATCCCTGTTTATGAAACTGTTGTTACCGTTTCAGGTGCAGTAAAATCCCCAAAGAAAATACAGGTCAAAATTGGCACTCCTCTAAAAGATGTAATAGAAGCATGCGGAGGGTATAGTGGGGAACCTGGTAAATTGATAGTCAATGGTATGATTACCGGAATTGCTCAGTACACTGACGAAGTGCCAGTAACTAAGACTACAATCAGTATATATGCACAGCGCAAAGAAGAAATGGTGATTGATGAAGCGCGCTCATGTCTACATTGTGCCAGATGTGTTGATGCCTGCCCTGTAGATCTGGTTCCTTCAAGGATTGCCATACTTGCAGACAGGGGAAGATTTGATGAGTGCATGGATCTTTATGTAATGAATTGTATTGAATGTGGTAGATGTGCAGCAACATGTCCATCAAAACTTCATATACTTCAGCTTATAAGATATGCTAAAGCATCGCTTAAGAAGGTATATCCTGAAACTATTCAGGAATCTGAAAATATGCACTCGGGTTGTCTGCTAAATGGAGGTCAGTAATTATGAGTTACACCATCTCAGCCCCGCCTCACAAAAAAATGGACATAAATGTTGATAAAATAATGTGGGCTAAAATATTTGTTCTTGTTCCGGTAAGCATTATATCAATCTATTTCTTTGGTATTCCTGCGTTATGGATCATTATTGCAAGTGTGCTGACAGCAGTTATTGCGGAAGCTTCCATCCAGAAGATATTTGACAAAAAATCAACAATAAAAGATGGAAACGCAGTTCTAATAGGCTTAATGCTTGCATTATTGATACCACCTGAAGCTCCTATATGGATTCCCATTGTTGGAGCAGCTTTTGCTATTATAATTGGAAAGCATGCATTTGGTGGGCTTGGATCTTATCTTTTCAATCCGGTTCTGGCATCATGGATATTCCTGATGATCGCGTGGACTGCGCATATGACTCCACTGTCATTTCCATATACAGAACAGTTTTCTGACCTGCTCCTGGAAACGGGTGCAGGATTTCTTGTAGACGTATCACCAATTGCACTGATTGGCGGTCTGTACCTTATATACAGGAGATATGTGGAATGGAGAATTCCGGTTGCTTTTTTTGCCACCACACTTCTGCTGGCGTTTGTAGCTGGTGAAAATATTTCTTTTGTGATAACAGGAGTATTTATATTTGGAGTTCTTTTCCTTGCAACTGATTCATCTACCTCACCTGTTACAAAAGATGGTCGTCTGTACTATGGAATTTTGTGCGGATTACTAACATTCATTTATGGATATTTCTCAGTGAATTATGCATATGCAACTATCTACGGAATATTCCTTGCAAACTGCGTAACTGCATTTGTTGATAAAAGTACATTTCCAAAAGAATATGGGTCCCCTTCTTTTATCGAAAATATTTACAATAAATTAAAACAAGCTATTGGTCGCAGGGGGTCAACATCAGATGAATGATTCAAGCAGAGAAGCTTTTATAATAGTTGGAAAACTTGTGCTGCTGGCAACTGTAGCAGCTGCAGTACTGGCACTTGTATATGTGCCAACCCAGACACAGATTGAACTGAATAGAGAACAGGCTAGGGTCGCGGCTCTTGAAGATGTTGTTCCTCAGGCACACGAGTTTGAACCTGTTGAAGGTGATCCTGTAAATGATGAAAGGGAAGTATTATACTACAGAGCCCTTGATGAGGATGGAAACCTGATAGGATATGCCTTTTTTGGAACGAGAATGGGATATTCAGGCACTGTTGAGGTAGCGGCAGGTATAGATCCAGAGCTAAATGAACTTATAAAAGTAAAGATAGTATCCCAGAGTGAGACTCCGGGTCTTGGTGATAGGATAAAGGATGATGAATTTCTACGACAATTTGAAGGTCTTGAGGTAGATAATCTGGCACTGACCCGTGATACTGGTGAAGTTGATTCAATTACAGGTGCAACAGTATCATCCAGAGCAGTTGTAGAAGCCTTGAACTTAAAAATTGATGAAATTAAGGAAACAATGTAATTTTCATAGGTGATGAATATTATGAATTTGTGGAGTGAGTTTCTTCGCGGAGTTACAAAGGACAATCCGGTATTTGCCCTTCTTCTGGGGCTGTGTCCTACACTGGCAGTTACAACGTCAATGGAAAATGGTATAGGTATGGCTGCAGCAAGTATGTTTGTATTGTTATGTGCAAATATAATCATTTCGTCACTCAAAAACCATATTCCACCTACGATAAGGGTTCCTATATTTATACTTGTAATTGCAACATTTGTGTCGATCATTGGAATGGTAATGGAAGCATTTACACCTGCTCTTCATACTGCCCTTGGAGTCTTTGTTCCTTTGATTGTGGTTAATTGTATGATCATAGGAAGGGCAGAGGCATACGCAAGTAAAAATCCAGTTTCTTTTTCAGTTGCAGACGGACTGGGGATAGGTACAGGTTTCCTGCTAGTTCTTGCTGCAATAGGAGCCATCAGAGAGCTATTTGGGACCGGTGAGATTGTTCTGTTTGGCTTAACGCTGATTCAGATGCCAATAGAGGCTTCAACATTTATGATAATGCCTCCAGGAGCATTTTTCACAATAGCTGTACTTATGGCACTGGTGAACTATCGAAGAGCCAAGTTACTTGAAAGAGGTGGATAAAATGCCAGAAAATTCATTGTTTACAATATTCCTTGATGGTGTATTTATAGAAAATTTCATTTTAATTCAATTCCTGGGTCTATGCCCCTTTTTAGGTGTGACCAAAGAGACCCGGAGTGCATTGGGAATGTCTGCAGCTGTAATATTTGTAATGACAATAGCCTCTGCAGTGACATTTGCAGTTGCTTCATTTCTTCTGGTACCTCTAAATCTTGGATTTCTCGAGCTGATTGCATTTATTGTTGTGATTGCTTCACTGGTTCAGCTGGTTGAGTACATAATTAGAAAACATCTTCCACCATTGTACAAATCACTGGGAATTTATCTTCCTTTAATTGCCAGTAACTGTGCTGTGCTAGGTTTGGTCTTGCTAAATAGAATACAGGATTTCACTTTCGTAGAAGGTATAGTATTTGGCGTAGCAGCAGGAATTGGTTTTGGAATAGTTATGATACTGATGTCTGCTGTAAGGGAGCGTTCCAGTCTTGTAAATATTCCTTCAGCAGTTAAGGGAGTTCCATATGCATTCTTTGCTGCAACAATGTTATCAATGGCTTTTGTCAACTACTTTGAGGTGATTCCTATATGAAATCAATTCTGTCACTAATTCACCCGAAAAATATAAATAGCCTTGCAGATACTGATATGGAGCACTGATATGAGTACAACGACAATAATAATTCAATCAATTGCTGCACTGGGAGGCCTTGCTGTGGTGATCGGTGTCATACTTGTTATGGCTTCCCGTGTATTTAAGGTAGAGACCAACCCACTTGTTGATGAGGTGATGGATGTTCTTCCTGGTGCAAACTGTGGTGCATGTGGCTATGCCGGATGTGGAGAATTTGCAGAAAAGGTTGTTGAGGAGAGTGCACCAATTGCAGGATGTCCACTGGGCGGATTTGAAGTTGAGGAGAAACTGGGAGGAATTCTGGGTCAGGATGTAGGAGGCGAAACTGAGCCTGATTATCCAGTTGTTCACTGCAAAGGTGGAGTTGATTGTGTAGATAGGTTTGACTATGTGGGAATTGAGGACTGTAAAGCAGTTATGATGCTTTCAGAAGGCGAAAAGCAGTGCAATTACGGATGTATGGGCAGGGGTACATGTGTTCGAGCATGCCCATTTGGTGCAATAACAATCGGCGAGGATCGTCTTCCAAAGATTAATTTCAATCTCTGTACAAGCTGTGGCCTATGTGTAGCCTCATGTCCAAATGATATATTTTCACTCGGCCCATTATCTGAGAAAGTGCACGTAAGATGTCGTTCTCATGATAAAGGAAAAGTTGTAAAATCGTTGTGTTCCAAGGGCTGTATTGGCTGTAAACTATGTGTTAAAGTTTGTCCTGAGGATGCTATAACAGTTACAGATTTTCTTGCAGAGATCGACCAGGAAAAATGTACTGCATGTGGCCTATGTGTTGAAAAATGTCCGCAGGATACGATAGAACTTCGTGATTGAGGGAGATT
Above is a genomic segment from Methanosalsum zhilinae DSM 4017 containing:
- the rnfC gene encoding Rnf electron transport complex subunit RnfC, translating into MNEIEVLDKILEKVIIPLKQHDGVICDPVVSAGDRVLVGQKIGECSANYCSCVHSSVSGEVTSIAKVPHPGGNRVESVIIKPDENQESVDFVPAGALSPQGIISAIKEAGIVEHFGTPTHILLNTKKEIDTVVINATSSEWIQGKYDTPADYASQIISGLKLLMSAAEAPRGAIVVRKDDPETIEAFESATLDGNPVHVAPLIGKRRIDYYYEDLGTDIVVVSQDPMYGKSLLNLFTYNITGRKVPISCDPSEVGVAVCSVKTSKAVYDAVHDGIPVYETVVTVSGAVKSPKKIQVKIGTPLKDVIEACGGYSGEPGKLIVNGMITGIAQYTDEVPVTKTTISIYAQRKEEMVIDEARSCLHCARCVDACPVDLVPSRIAILADRGRFDECMDLYVMNCIECGRCAATCPSKLHILQLIRYAKASLKKVYPETIQESENMHSGCLLNGGQ
- the rnfD gene encoding Rnf electron transport complex subunit RnfD; the encoded protein is MSYTISAPPHKKMDINVDKIMWAKIFVLVPVSIISIYFFGIPALWIIIASVLTAVIAEASIQKIFDKKSTIKDGNAVLIGLMLALLIPPEAPIWIPIVGAAFAIIIGKHAFGGLGSYLFNPVLASWIFLMIAWTAHMTPLSFPYTEQFSDLLLETGAGFLVDVSPIALIGGLYLIYRRYVEWRIPVAFFATTLLLAFVAGENISFVITGVFIFGVLFLATDSSTSPVTKDGRLYYGILCGLLTFIYGYFSVNYAYATIYGIFLANCVTAFVDKSTFPKEYGSPSFIENIYNKLKQAIGRRGSTSDE
- the rnfG gene encoding Rnf electron transport complex subunit RnfG is translated as MNDSSREAFIIVGKLVLLATVAAAVLALVYVPTQTQIELNREQARVAALEDVVPQAHEFEPVEGDPVNDEREVLYYRALDEDGNLIGYAFFGTRMGYSGTVEVAAGIDPELNELIKVKIVSQSETPGLGDRIKDDEFLRQFEGLEVDNLALTRDTGEVDSITGATVSSRAVVEALNLKIDEIKETM
- the rnfE gene encoding Rnf electron transport complex subunit RnfE gives rise to the protein MNLWSEFLRGVTKDNPVFALLLGLCPTLAVTTSMENGIGMAAASMFVLLCANIIISSLKNHIPPTIRVPIFILVIATFVSIIGMVMEAFTPALHTALGVFVPLIVVNCMIIGRAEAYASKNPVSFSVADGLGIGTGFLLVLAAIGAIRELFGTGEIVLFGLTLIQMPIEASTFMIMPPGAFFTIAVLMALVNYRRAKLLERGG
- the rnfA gene encoding Rnf electron transport complex subunit RnfA, with product MPENSLFTIFLDGVFIENFILIQFLGLCPFLGVTKETRSALGMSAAVIFVMTIASAVTFAVASFLLVPLNLGFLELIAFIVVIASLVQLVEYIIRKHLPPLYKSLGIYLPLIASNCAVLGLVLLNRIQDFTFVEGIVFGVAAGIGFGIVMILMSAVRERSSLVNIPSAVKGVPYAFFAATMLSMAFVNYFEVIPI
- the rnfB gene encoding Rnf electron transport complex subunit RnfB, which encodes MSTTTIIIQSIAALGGLAVVIGVILVMASRVFKVETNPLVDEVMDVLPGANCGACGYAGCGEFAEKVVEESAPIAGCPLGGFEVEEKLGGILGQDVGGETEPDYPVVHCKGGVDCVDRFDYVGIEDCKAVMMLSEGEKQCNYGCMGRGTCVRACPFGAITIGEDRLPKINFNLCTSCGLCVASCPNDIFSLGPLSEKVHVRCRSHDKGKVVKSLCSKGCIGCKLCVKVCPEDAITVTDFLAEIDQEKCTACGLCVEKCPQDTIELRD